A window from Nitrospirota bacterium encodes these proteins:
- the proC gene encoding pyrroline-5-carboxylate reductase, with product MSQASFSVLGVGNMGSILLKSLVSLPFTSPEKISVFDPDPLSMKKAGKYKVRVARHLKEAVEGKAFVVLAVKPQMMTALLNEIRDFLLPEAVVVSVAAGVSIEKIQTVLKRDQKVARAMPNTPAILKKGMTALVYSGRLSSEEKAFVRRIFNRVGKTIVVTEDKMDAVTALSGSGPAYVFTFVEALVEGGVKMGLSEPVAYQMATQTLFGAVKMLIKLDLTPAEQIKKVTSPGGTTLAGLAMLESGRFKEIVISAMEAAAKRSAELGSV from the coding sequence ATGAGTCAGGCGAGTTTTTCGGTTTTAGGCGTGGGGAATATGGGATCGATCCTTTTAAAATCGCTCGTTTCCCTTCCCTTTACTTCGCCGGAGAAAATTTCTGTTTTCGACCCGGACCCGCTTTCCATGAAAAAAGCGGGAAAATACAAGGTCCGGGTGGCCCGCCATTTGAAGGAAGCCGTCGAGGGGAAGGCGTTCGTGGTCCTGGCCGTCAAACCTCAAATGATGACCGCGCTGTTAAATGAAATCAGGGATTTTCTTTTGCCCGAAGCGGTTGTGGTCTCTGTAGCCGCCGGGGTGTCGATTGAAAAAATTCAAACGGTTTTAAAACGGGATCAGAAGGTGGCTCGCGCGATGCCCAATACCCCGGCCATCCTGAAAAAGGGGATGACCGCTCTTGTTTACAGCGGGAGGCTGTCGTCCGAAGAAAAGGCTTTCGTGAGAAGAATTTTTAACCGGGTCGGGAAAACAATCGTCGTGACCGAAGATAAAATGGATGCCGTAACAGCCCTGTCGGGAAGCGGACCGGCCTATGTTTTTACGTTTGTCGAAGCTTTAGTCGAGGGCGGCGTTAAAATGGGCCTGTCTGAACCCGTGGCCTACCAGATGGCAACGCAAACCCTTTTTGGGGCCGTCAAAATGCTGATCAAGCTGGACCTTACCCCTGCGGAACAGATTAAAAAAGTGACCTCACCGGGGGGGACGACGCTTGCAGGACTCGCCATGCTCGAAAGCGGACGATTTAAAGAAATCGTGATTTCTGCGATGGAGGCGGCGGCCAAACGATCCGCCGAATTAGGAAGTGTCTGA
- a CDS encoding YggS family pyridoxal phosphate-dependent enzyme yields MSIRARLDLVRKRITQTCLKIGRSPEDVQLIAVTKTVGVDRVIEAVEEGIKIAGENKIQEALPKMEELEKKGYSLEWHFIGKLQRNKARFAVGRFSLIHSVDSVGLAEEISRQAEKKRVLQSILMEVNLSGEISKEGFSPEEALLAMERMSQLKWLKVMGLMTIPPFSLNPEGSRLFFKSLKTLGKRMAGRLERSFEVYSMGMSNDFEVAIEEGATHVRIGRALFGEREP; encoded by the coding sequence ATGTCGATACGAGCCCGTTTAGACCTTGTCCGCAAGCGAATCACCCAAACCTGTTTAAAAATTGGAAGATCCCCGGAAGACGTTCAACTTATTGCCGTCACCAAAACGGTGGGGGTGGATCGAGTCATCGAGGCGGTTGAGGAAGGAATAAAAATCGCGGGGGAAAATAAGATTCAAGAAGCTCTTCCGAAAATGGAAGAATTGGAGAAAAAGGGGTATTCCCTGGAGTGGCATTTTATCGGAAAACTTCAGCGGAATAAAGCTAGGTTTGCCGTGGGACGATTTTCGTTAATTCACTCGGTCGACTCCGTGGGTCTGGCTGAAGAAATTTCACGTCAGGCTGAAAAAAAAAGGGTTCTTCAAAGTATTTTAATGGAGGTTAATTTGTCCGGAGAAATTTCCAAAGAAGGGTTTTCACCGGAAGAGGCTTTACTTGCTATGGAAAGAATGAGTCAGCTAAAATGGCTTAAAGTAATGGGTTTAATGACGATTCCTCCTTTCTCCTTAAATCCTGAAGGATCCAGGCTTTTTTTTAAATCTCTCAAAACCCTGGGTAAACGAATGGCAGGGCGATTGGAGCGGTCTTTTGAGGTCTATTCGATGGGGATGTCGAATGATTTTGAGGTCGCGATCGAAGAGGGAGCGACCCATGTCCGAATCGGCAGAGCCCTCTTTGGAGAAAGAGAGCCATGA
- the pgeF gene encoding peptidoglycan editing factor PgeF encodes MSGKSRHFYGTNRADPMKNGKLFNLEESQKALMRSIPRVFETAEVDCFFSPEASFFEKITAPACQVKQVHGRAVLDVRSEHVNDLSGSNFSRFEFDGMLTSRPNLVLTIYSADCLPLLFFDPEKKVVGAVHAGWRGSFLNISRDMVKKIAEVYQGDPAHLRVVCGPSIHVCCFEIQNDVAEKFHEKFPQWPDLIRREKGRQTLDLQALNRRQLMEEGVLENNIETSDVCTFCSARRLPSYRRDGARAGRIISGIRLK; translated from the coding sequence ATGAGTGGGAAATCCCGGCATTTTTACGGAACAAACCGCGCTGATCCGATGAAAAACGGCAAGCTTTTTAATTTAGAGGAGTCCCAAAAGGCTCTTATGAGATCGATTCCCCGCGTTTTTGAAACGGCAGAAGTGGATTGTTTTTTTTCGCCCGAGGCTTCCTTTTTTGAAAAAATAACGGCCCCGGCATGTCAGGTCAAACAGGTCCATGGCCGGGCGGTTTTAGATGTCCGGTCCGAACATGTCAACGATCTTTCCGGTTCAAACTTCAGCCGATTCGAGTTTGACGGCATGTTAACCTCGCGGCCAAACCTCGTCTTAACCATTTATTCGGCCGATTGCCTTCCCCTGTTGTTCTTTGACCCGGAGAAAAAAGTGGTTGGCGCGGTCCATGCGGGCTGGAGGGGAAGTTTCCTCAATATCAGCCGGGACATGGTTAAAAAGATCGCTGAGGTTTATCAGGGAGACCCCGCTCATCTGCGGGTGGTATGCGGCCCTTCGATCCATGTCTGTTGTTTTGAAATTCAAAACGATGTCGCGGAAAAATTTCACGAAAAGTTTCCCCAATGGCCCGATTTAATCCGAAGAGAAAAGGGACGACAAACGCTCGATTTGCAGGCGTTGAATAGAAGACAGCTGATGGAGGAGGGGGTTTTAGAAAATAACATCGAAACCAGCGATGTTTGCACCTTTTGCTCAGCCCGTAGACTTCCCTCCTATCGGAGAGACGGCGCCCGGGCGGGTAGAATCATCAGCGGAATCCGGTTGAAATAA
- the ftsZ gene encoding cell division protein FtsZ: MFLFEEEHEPKAAKIKVIGVGGGGCNAVNTMIASHLDGVEFIAVNTDVQAMGLSLSPQKLQIGSKATKGLGAGANPHMGREAALEDSEKIKEFLQGADMVFVTAGMGGGTGTGAAPIIAHIAKELGALTVAVVTRPFLFEGSKRAQRAEEGIHELKLNSDTLIVIPNQKILGLVDKTTPLISAFKIADDVLHQAVHGIADLITTPGLINVDFADVRTIMSYNGRAVMGMGKGTGPNRAVEAAQRAVASPLLDEGSIEGAQGILINITGGYDLSLHEVEEASSIIQRGADPDANIIFGAVINEALSEEIVVTVIATGFEKKGHPENGPVKEKEIYRKFEGAQAEAGKEMDSPTFVRNRLPQVPKVEVQIEEDEWEIPAFLRNKPR; the protein is encoded by the coding sequence ATGTTTTTATTCGAAGAGGAACACGAACCTAAGGCTGCAAAAATTAAGGTCATCGGCGTGGGGGGGGGAGGATGCAACGCGGTGAATACGATGATCGCAAGCCATTTGGACGGGGTTGAGTTTATTGCCGTAAACACAGATGTCCAGGCGATGGGACTTTCTTTATCTCCGCAAAAATTGCAGATTGGAAGCAAGGCGACCAAAGGGCTGGGCGCCGGAGCTAACCCTCATATGGGGAGGGAAGCCGCTTTAGAAGATTCCGAAAAAATCAAGGAATTCCTTCAGGGCGCGGATATGGTTTTTGTGACCGCTGGAATGGGAGGAGGGACCGGAACGGGGGCCGCGCCCATCATCGCCCATATTGCCAAAGAACTGGGCGCTTTAACCGTCGCGGTCGTCACCCGGCCGTTTTTATTTGAAGGGTCCAAACGGGCCCAGCGGGCCGAGGAGGGAATTCATGAACTCAAGTTAAATTCCGACACCTTGATCGTGATTCCCAATCAGAAAATTTTAGGCCTGGTCGATAAAACCACTCCTTTGATATCTGCTTTTAAAATTGCTGATGACGTTCTTCATCAGGCGGTTCATGGAATTGCCGATTTAATTACCACCCCGGGCTTGATTAACGTGGATTTTGCGGACGTCCGAACCATCATGTCTTATAACGGCCGCGCGGTTATGGGAATGGGAAAAGGAACGGGGCCAAACCGTGCCGTAGAGGCCGCGCAAAGAGCCGTAGCGAGCCCCCTTTTAGATGAAGGGTCGATTGAAGGAGCCCAGGGAATTCTGATTAATATTACGGGGGGATACGATCTTTCACTTCACGAAGTCGAAGAGGCCTCCTCGATTATTCAAAGAGGCGCGGACCCTGACGCGAATATTATTTTTGGCGCGGTGATCAATGAAGCCCTTTCTGAAGAAATTGTGGTGACCGTTATTGCGACCGGCTTCGAAAAGAAAGGTCATCCCGAAAACGGACCGGTTAAAGAGAAAGAGATTTATAGAAAGTTCGAAGGCGCTCAAGCGGAGGCCGGCAAGGAGATGGATTCCCCAACATTTGTCCGGAACCGGTTGCCTCAAGTTCCGAAAGTGGAGGTTCAAATTGAGGAAGATGAGTGGGAAATCCCGGCATTTTTACGGAACAAACCGCGCTGA
- the ftsA gene encoding cell division protein FtsA: protein MSKIEKIVVGLDIGTTKTCAIVADVVDHQKVNIIGIGTHPSNGIRKGVIVNIESTVESIRKAVEEAELMAGVQINSVYAGIAGSHIKGFNSKGVIAVKEEEVLQSDIKRVIGAAKAVAIPQDREILHILPQTFTVDDQDGIKDPLGMSGVRLEAAVHIITGAVASSQNIVKSIQRAGLETIELILQPMASSESVLFPEEKELGVTLIDIGGGTTDVAIFKNGSIWHTAVIPIGGNHLTNDIAVGLRTPLAEAEKIKIRYGYALKKQDNHEETIEVPSVGGRAPRILSRNYLSEIIESRSVEIFQLVSQEIKKNGKNEISASGVVITGGSALMEGMVEVAERVLDLPVRVGYPIHVGGVADVVRSPMYATGVGLILYAVRTRERPEQHAPQNGNLILKMKEWFKEIF, encoded by the coding sequence ATGAGCAAGATTGAAAAAATTGTAGTGGGTTTAGATATTGGAACGACCAAGACCTGTGCGATTGTCGCAGATGTGGTTGATCATCAAAAAGTGAACATCATCGGGATTGGAACCCATCCTTCAAATGGCATTCGAAAAGGGGTGATTGTCAATATAGAGAGTACCGTAGAATCAATCCGGAAGGCTGTGGAAGAGGCCGAACTGATGGCGGGTGTTCAGATCAATTCGGTTTACGCGGGAATTGCCGGAAGCCATATTAAAGGATTCAACAGCAAGGGTGTCATCGCGGTTAAGGAGGAAGAGGTCCTTCAGTCCGACATTAAAAGGGTCATTGGAGCCGCAAAGGCCGTCGCGATCCCGCAGGATCGGGAAATACTCCATATCCTCCCCCAAACGTTTACGGTAGATGATCAAGATGGAATTAAAGACCCTTTGGGAATGTCCGGCGTCCGCCTGGAAGCCGCGGTCCATATTATTACCGGGGCTGTCGCCTCCTCGCAAAATATCGTTAAAAGCATACAACGGGCCGGGCTGGAGACCATTGAATTAATTTTACAACCCATGGCCTCCAGTGAATCGGTTTTGTTCCCCGAAGAAAAAGAATTGGGAGTTACGTTGATCGATATCGGAGGAGGAACAACGGACGTTGCTATTTTTAAAAATGGAAGCATTTGGCATACGGCCGTGATCCCGATCGGTGGAAATCATCTGACCAACGATATCGCCGTCGGATTGAGAACCCCGCTCGCCGAGGCCGAAAAAATAAAAATCAGGTACGGCTACGCTCTTAAAAAACAGGACAATCATGAGGAAACGATTGAAGTCCCCAGCGTGGGAGGGCGGGCGCCGAGAATTTTGTCCCGGAATTATCTTTCCGAAATCATTGAATCGCGTTCGGTTGAAATCTTTCAATTGGTTTCCCAGGAAATCAAAAAAAACGGCAAGAATGAAATATCCGCGTCCGGTGTGGTTATTACGGGCGGGAGCGCTCTTATGGAGGGAATGGTCGAAGTGGCGGAACGGGTCCTCGATCTTCCGGTCCGCGTGGGTTATCCGATTCATGTAGGAGGAGTGGCGGATGTGGTAAGGAGTCCGATGTATGCGACCGGCGTCGGGTTGATTTTATACGCAGTCCGCACCCGCGAAAGGCCGGAACAACACGCGCCTCAAAACGGAAATCTAATTTTAAAAATGAAGGAATGGTTTAAAGAAATTTTTTAA